In a genomic window of Coriobacteriia bacterium:
- a CDS encoding CopG family transcriptional regulator, giving the protein MSRAKTNDRLETAFDAGEDMGEFFDFDDPAYPNREIKRVNVDFPQWMVAGLDAEAMRLGINRQAVIKTWIAERLDARTMAHSR; this is encoded by the coding sequence ATGAGCAGGGCAAAAACGAACGATAGGCTCGAGACGGCATTCGATGCTGGCGAGGATATGGGGGAGTTCTTTGACTTCGATGATCCCGCATACCCAAACCGTGAGATCAAGCGCGTCAATGTCGATTTTCCTCAATGGATGGTTGCGGGTCTCGATGCAGAGGCCATGCGTCTTGGGATTAATCGGCAGGCAGTGATCAAGACGTGGATTGCCGAAAGGCTTGATGCACGGACGATGGCTCATAGTCGCTAA
- a CDS encoding carbamate kinase, with translation MNQTDLMGKRVVIALGGNALGDDPKEQRSHIADSAKFIAKMIKEGINVVITHGNGPQVGIINQAFEVAHDDDPTHVPFMPLQDCNAMSQGYIGAQLTCALMNQLHEFDIMRSVVDVVTHVVVDDDDPAFKDLEKPIGAFMTKDEAEKLSKAEGVPVKEDSGRGWRRVVASPRPQRIVEIDQIRDLMDEGYIVVACGGAGIPVVENDDLYTEVEAVIDKDLTSSILAWKLRADFLVILTAVNKVCLNFNTPEQKEIDTMTVHEAHEYIEQGQFAPGSMLPKVQACVEFVEAHPGGRALIASLEHAAEALRGEDGTLITA, from the coding sequence ATGAATCAGACCGACCTCATGGGCAAGCGCGTCGTCATCGCCTTGGGCGGAAACGCTCTGGGAGACGACCCCAAAGAGCAGCGCAGCCACATCGCCGATAGCGCCAAATTCATCGCCAAGATGATCAAGGAGGGCATCAACGTCGTCATCACCCACGGCAACGGCCCCCAGGTCGGCATCATCAACCAGGCCTTCGAGGTCGCCCATGACGACGATCCAACCCACGTGCCCTTCATGCCCCTGCAGGATTGCAACGCCATGAGCCAGGGATATATCGGCGCCCAGCTCACCTGCGCTCTCATGAACCAGCTGCACGAGTTCGACATCATGCGCTCGGTGGTCGACGTCGTGACTCATGTGGTGGTGGACGATGACGACCCCGCGTTCAAGGACCTGGAAAAGCCCATCGGCGCCTTCATGACCAAGGACGAGGCGGAGAAGCTCTCCAAAGCCGAAGGCGTGCCGGTCAAGGAGGATTCTGGTCGCGGCTGGCGTCGCGTCGTGGCAAGTCCCCGTCCACAGCGCATCGTCGAGATCGACCAGATTCGCGACCTCATGGATGAGGGATACATCGTCGTCGCCTGCGGCGGTGCCGGCATTCCCGTCGTCGAAAACGACGACCTCTACACCGAGGTCGAAGCCGTCATAGACAAGGACCTCACGAGCTCGATCCTGGCCTGGAAGCTCCGGGCGGACTTCCTCGTCATCCTCACGGCGGTGAACAAGGTCTGCCTGAACTTCAATACGCCCGAACAAAAGGAAATCGACACCATGACCGTGCACGAGGCGCACGAGTACATCGAGCAGGGGCAATTCGCGCCCGGCAGCATGCTGCCCAAGGTGCAGGCCTGCGTGGAGTTCGTCGAGGCGCATCCCGGCGGACGTGCCCTCATCGCCTCGCTCGAGCACGCGGCCGAGGCCCTGCGCGGCGAGGACGGCACGCTCATCACGGCATAG
- a CDS encoding antitoxin — MEDADRRILQKIVSEIEYMEAILADMPREEFLRDETLERACAMTSINIGELAKHLSDSFNEEYSESELRFAARTRDVYAHGYFTLSFETVYKTATEDYPRVKGWVLNLLDA, encoded by the coding sequence ATGGAGGATGCTGACCGTCGAATTCTCCAGAAAATCGTAAGCGAGATAGAGTACATGGAAGCCATTCTCGCGGACATGCCTCGAGAGGAGTTTCTCAGGGATGAAACTCTCGAGCGTGCATGCGCAATGACGTCAATCAATATCGGAGAGCTTGCGAAACATTTGTCTGATTCATTTAACGAGGAATATTCGGAGAGCGAATTACGTTTCGCAGCAAGAACGCGAGATGTGTATGCGCATGGATATTTCACGCTCTCATTCGAGACGGTATATAAGACGGCAACGGAGGATTACCCGCGGGTCAAAGGATGGGTGCTCAATCTGCTTGATGCATAG
- a CDS encoding Zn-dependent protease, whose amino-acid sequence MVHMTDDEFEELVQEALDDMPEQFMDDLENVAVVIADEPTDEELSRLDDEGHPAGVRYGGEILGLYSGVPLTERYYDDFEGGYPDVITIFKGPHERCFGSRDTIAKEVRKTVIHEIGHYFGLDDARLHEMGY is encoded by the coding sequence ATGGTGCACATGACGGACGATGAATTCGAGGAGCTCGTCCAAGAAGCGCTCGATGATATGCCCGAGCAGTTCATGGACGACTTGGAGAACGTTGCCGTGGTCATCGCCGACGAACCGACAGATGAGGAGCTGAGTCGTCTCGATGACGAAGGCCATCCGGCGGGCGTTCGCTATGGTGGCGAGATACTGGGCCTCTACAGTGGTGTGCCCCTCACCGAGCGTTACTACGATGATTTTGAGGGCGGGTATCCCGATGTCATCACTATCTTCAAGGGACCGCACGAGCGTTGCTTCGGCTCGCGTGACACGATTGCCAAGGAAGTGCGCAAGACTGTCATCCACGAAATCGGGCACTACTTCGGTCTAGATGACGCGCGCCTCCACGAGATGGGGTATTAG
- a CDS encoding XRE family transcriptional regulator, whose translation MNVEIAQRLAAMRREKGYSQEELANRLGLSRQAVSKWERAESSPDTGNLIALADLYGVTLDELVRVDVDIADDVRFEEADKETTVEVTAETITAAAESAAATAARAEAAARVHELKDELKDAVAQAAADAQPKAPDTPQPPPPDPKTRYAPQAPEGPQTSGHPARSPWATFPYPIACVIIYLIMGFVFGWWHPGWVVFLTIPIYYWIVRVVEYDPNWRASHDDTSSRG comes from the coding sequence ATGAACGTCGAAATCGCGCAGCGTCTTGCAGCCATGCGTCGCGAGAAGGGCTATAGCCAAGAGGAGCTTGCCAACAGACTCGGGCTCTCGCGCCAGGCCGTTTCGAAATGGGAGCGAGCCGAATCATCGCCCGACACGGGGAACCTTATCGCGTTGGCCGATCTCTACGGCGTGACGCTCGATGAGCTCGTACGCGTAGATGTCGACATCGCCGACGATGTCCGCTTCGAGGAGGCGGATAAGGAAACGACGGTCGAAGTGACCGCCGAGACGATTACGGCGGCAGCCGAAAGCGCGGCAGCAACAGCTGCCCGTGCCGAGGCAGCTGCACGTGTGCACGAGCTGAAGGATGAACTGAAAGACGCTGTGGCGCAGGCAGCGGCCGATGCGCAACCCAAAGCGCCCGATACGCCACAGCCGCCACCGCCCGACCCAAAGACGCGCTATGCACCGCAGGCTCCAGAAGGTCCGCAAACATCCGGACACCCTGCACGCAGCCCCTGGGCGACCTTTCCGTACCCTATCGCCTGCGTAATCATCTACTTGATCATGGGCTTCGTTTTTGGCTGGTGGCATCCTGGCTGGGTAGTCTTTCTCACCATTCCCATCTACTACTGGATAGTGCGTGTTGTCGAGTATGACCCCAATTGGCGTGCGTCCCATGATGACACGTCTTCGAGGGGTTGA
- a CDS encoding uracil phosphoribosyltransferase: MASVHVIDHPLIEAKLTHMRDRDTTSPEFRILLKEISILMGYEITRDFPTKLREVDTPICRGSFPALKDDFFTIVPILRAGLGMVDGLLELMPFAHVGHIGLVRNEQTHLPEEYYYKMPEGYEDSVIMVVDPMLATGGSAVDAISSLKKRGCNNIRLVNLVAAPQGIEAVRTAHPDVDIYVAAVDEGLNENAYIVPGLGDAGDRIFGTK; encoded by the coding sequence ATGGCAAGCGTGCACGTCATCGACCATCCGCTCATCGAGGCAAAGCTCACGCACATGCGCGATCGCGATACGACTTCGCCCGAGTTCAGGATCCTTCTCAAGGAGATCTCAATCCTCATGGGCTATGAGATTACGCGCGATTTTCCCACCAAGCTGCGTGAGGTTGATACGCCGATTTGCCGCGGTTCCTTTCCCGCTCTCAAGGACGACTTCTTCACCATCGTGCCCATCTTGCGTGCCGGTCTGGGCATGGTCGATGGCTTGCTTGAGCTCATGCCCTTTGCGCACGTGGGCCATATCGGCCTCGTGCGAAACGAGCAGACGCATCTGCCGGAGGAGTACTACTACAAGATGCCCGAAGGCTACGAGGACTCCGTCATCATGGTGGTCGATCCCATGCTTGCTACCGGCGGAAGCGCGGTCGATGCCATTTCCAGTCTGAAGAAACGCGGTTGCAATAACATCCGCCTCGTAAATCTGGTAGCTGCTCCGCAGGGAATCGAGGCGGTGCGCACAGCGCATCCCGATGTCGACATATACGTTGCCGCTGTGGATGAGGGACTCAACGAGAACGCCTACATCGTGCCCGGCTTGGGCGACGCGGGCGACCGCATCTTCGGCACGAAATAG
- a CDS encoding MFS transporter → MGNKEYSISEVIDSFGLTKNTWTVFILLAFAMILDGYDFMIVNSTNLFVAHTFWPDNPNPGVLMGSLTTWGLLGMVIGGAIGGIVSDRIGRKKMLILAVVFYGAFTLPQAFANDLVFFAVFRLIAGLGVGSCIPIVTTMLSESVPSNRRGLFIGIGQACMVGGWVVAGLIANPICNATTPLLGEFTNEVAYMTTSSTGAVIEQTMFANWRLCYLIGGIPVIYGIVLHFAMLESPHWLSNVGRKKDAVKVLEIIERRSVGTVTEYDPNLLIVPPKPQSASVSVLFSDKYILGTCAIWSIYFIGQFCVYGMNAWLPAWFKDIGYTPSQAVALQTWNNFAAILSNSLCGIIGDRVGRKRNCLGAWLFAILVVILCSVFVAPNQFLFCIGLMLLFGFALNYAITTCNLLMPEQYPTAIRNTGVSWCQAFARFGGSASSIVLGGIASMALFQLSDGVTNWSMVVLVLIIPFTLGFICALCFVRDTSGKTMDELESEKTGSDLNGKVPFIIMCIIAVLLFVLCIVCPLAISDWSKLPVALLLPFVFFFVYGGRRALQLRRAQA, encoded by the coding sequence ATGGGGAATAAGGAATACAGTATTTCCGAGGTCATCGATTCATTTGGCCTCACAAAGAACACGTGGACCGTATTCATCCTTCTCGCTTTCGCGATGATTCTGGACGGATACGATTTCATGATCGTCAATTCGACGAACCTTTTCGTCGCGCATACCTTTTGGCCCGACAACCCCAATCCGGGCGTTCTCATGGGCTCTCTTACGACATGGGGCTTGCTCGGCATGGTTATTGGTGGCGCAATTGGCGGCATCGTATCTGACAGAATTGGACGCAAGAAGATGCTCATCTTGGCTGTTGTGTTCTACGGAGCCTTTACGCTTCCGCAGGCATTTGCCAACGATCTCGTCTTTTTCGCCGTCTTTCGTCTCATCGCGGGTCTCGGTGTTGGATCGTGCATTCCCATCGTGACCACGATGCTCTCCGAGTCGGTTCCTTCGAACAGGCGCGGCCTCTTCATTGGTATCGGGCAGGCGTGCATGGTTGGTGGCTGGGTCGTCGCGGGACTCATTGCCAACCCAATTTGCAATGCCACGACCCCGCTTCTGGGTGAGTTCACCAACGAAGTGGCTTACATGACGACGAGTTCCACAGGTGCCGTAATCGAGCAGACGATGTTCGCCAACTGGCGTCTGTGCTACCTTATCGGAGGCATTCCGGTTATCTACGGCATTGTCCTGCATTTCGCGATGCTGGAATCTCCTCATTGGCTGAGCAATGTTGGCCGAAAGAAAGATGCGGTCAAGGTGCTCGAGATCATCGAGCGACGGTCTGTCGGAACCGTAACCGAATACGACCCGAATCTTCTCATCGTGCCGCCCAAGCCGCAAAGTGCCTCTGTTTCGGTTTTGTTCTCGGATAAATACATCTTGGGCACCTGCGCTATCTGGTCAATCTACTTCATCGGTCAGTTCTGCGTATACGGAATGAACGCGTGGCTGCCTGCATGGTTCAAGGACATCGGATACACGCCTTCGCAAGCTGTCGCACTGCAGACCTGGAATAACTTTGCCGCCATTTTGTCGAACTCGCTTTGCGGAATCATCGGCGACAGGGTCGGGCGCAAGCGCAATTGCTTGGGCGCGTGGCTTTTCGCGATACTTGTCGTGATACTGTGCTCGGTTTTCGTGGCGCCCAATCAGTTCCTGTTTTGCATCGGTCTCATGCTGCTTTTCGGTTTTGCGCTCAATTATGCGATTACAACGTGCAACCTCCTCATGCCCGAGCAATACCCGACGGCGATTCGTAATACGGGCGTTTCATGGTGCCAGGCGTTCGCTCGCTTTGGCGGCTCGGCCTCCTCGATTGTTCTTGGCGGCATCGCGAGCATGGCCTTGTTCCAGCTCAGCGACGGAGTGACGAACTGGTCCATGGTCGTGCTTGTGCTCATCATCCCATTTACGCTTGGATTCATCTGCGCGCTTTGCTTCGTACGCGACACGAGCGGCAAGACCATGGATGAGCTTGAGTCGGAGAAGACCGGCAGCGACCTGAACGGAAAGGTGCCCTTTATCATCATGTGCATTATCGCGGTGCTTCTCTTCGTTCTTTGCATCGTTTGTCCGCTCGCCATCAGCGATTGGAGCAAGCTGCCCGTCGCGCTCCTGCTGCCCTTCGTGTTCTTCTTCGTGTATGGCGGAAGGCGCGCGCTTCAGCTCAGACGCGCACAGGCTTAG
- a CDS encoding toxin, with product MLFEYDEHKNESNIEKHKVSFEEAQEIWDDPDLIVLPARKRGEKRKLAIGATYAAIFSVVHTMRGEAIRLISARRATEKEVRRYEQGKNER from the coding sequence ATGCTATTCGAATATGATGAGCATAAAAACGAGTCAAACATAGAGAAGCACAAAGTCAGTTTCGAGGAAGCGCAGGAAATCTGGGATGATCCTGATCTGATCGTGCTTCCGGCGAGAAAGCGCGGGGAGAAGCGCAAGCTCGCCATTGGCGCGACATATGCAGCTATATTTAGCGTGGTGCACACAATGCGGGGAGAGGCGATTCGTCTGATATCAGCGCGTAGGGCAACAGAAAAAGAGGTGAGGCGATATGAGCAGGGCAAAAACGAACGATAG